A region from the Dehalogenimonas sp. THU2 genome encodes:
- a CDS encoding DUF2267 domain-containing protein produces MKYQEFSGRVQELIGETSARDAKRITEVILEILGGRLTRIHRKHLAAQLPGELTFPIVEDEPAQQFPLEEFYNRVASRLELNFHEAIVTSRRVIGAVVEAVSEGEIEDIVAGLPAEFAELFEREPLEKSAIDVHSLR; encoded by the coding sequence ATGAAATACCAGGAATTCAGTGGCCGCGTGCAGGAGCTTATCGGCGAGACATCGGCGCGGGACGCCAAACGGATCACCGAAGTGATTTTGGAAATCCTGGGCGGCCGGCTTACCCGGATCCATCGCAAACACCTGGCGGCCCAGCTGCCGGGAGAACTGACCTTCCCCATCGTCGAAGACGAACCGGCGCAGCAGTTCCCACTAGAGGAGTTCTACAACCGGGTAGCTTCCCGGCTGGAGTTGAACTTCCATGAGGCTATCGTTACCAGTCGCAGGGTGATAGGGGCTGTGGTGGAAGCGGTATCAGAGGGGGAGATCGAGGATATCGTGGCCGGGCTGCCCGCAGAGTTCGCCGAGCTGTTCGAGCGGGAGCCGCTGGAAAAATCCGCCATCGACGTCCATTCCCTGCGTTAG
- a CDS encoding carbonic anhydrase, producing the protein MQDIERFIAGFRAFQKNYFGPEGSQFDILKHGQNPSTMIIGCSDSRVDPAILTNCQPGDIFTVRNVANLVPPYEENGGYHGVSAALEFAVCRLGVERIIVLGHSQCGGIGALMTGDCSAEGAGFIGRWMSIAALAREQVMMSLPGKDAALQHRAAEQAAILLSVENLRTFPFIDQRVAAGTLSLHGWYFDLTAGELLEYQPESGVFIKVPGTK; encoded by the coding sequence ATGCAAGATATCGAACGTTTCATCGCCGGCTTCCGTGCCTTCCAGAAAAACTACTTCGGACCTGAAGGCTCGCAGTTTGATATCCTCAAGCACGGCCAAAACCCCTCCACCATGATCATCGGCTGCTCAGATTCCCGGGTGGATCCGGCCATCCTGACCAACTGCCAGCCCGGGGACATCTTCACGGTCCGCAACGTCGCCAACCTGGTGCCCCCATACGAGGAAAACGGCGGCTATCACGGCGTGTCCGCCGCGCTGGAGTTCGCCGTCTGCCGCCTGGGGGTGGAACGCATCATCGTGCTGGGACACTCTCAATGCGGCGGCATCGGAGCGCTAATGACCGGCGACTGCAGCGCGGAGGGGGCGGGCTTCATCGGCCGCTGGATGTCCATCGCTGCGCTGGCGCGGGAGCAGGTCATGATGTCGCTGCCGGGCAAGGACGCTGCCTTACAGCACCGCGCCGCGGAACAGGCCGCAATTCTACTGTCGGTGGAAAACCTGCGGACCTTCCCCTTCATCGACCAACGCGTCGCCGCGGGTACCCTGTCGCTCCACGGCTGGTATTTCGATCTGACCGCCGGCGAACTCCTGGAATATCAGCCGGAATCGGGCGTCTTCATAAAAGTCCCGGGTACCAAATAA
- a CDS encoding TIGR01906 family membrane protein, which yields MNRSMGKRLLKAARWGLVLVMPLLITSAVIAFAVNFQPLYEYGFDRYDVGATTGLDDAELSKAARGLIGYFNSGDELIDVTVIKDGQSFTLFNEREVIHLYDVKGLIQLDYGVLAVSFIYTALVAGITLYRREPKRLAAPLFWGGVFTLALVIVRAAMAIADFNAFFTQFHLLSFANDFWLLNPRTDYLIMMFPGGFWRDAMIFVDVIILSVTITLTVIGWRNLTIDRKSS from the coding sequence ATGAACCGCTCGATGGGTAAACGGCTCTTGAAAGCCGCTCGCTGGGGTCTGGTGCTGGTTATGCCGCTCCTCATCACCAGCGCCGTCATCGCCTTCGCCGTCAATTTCCAGCCGTTGTATGAATACGGCTTCGACCGTTACGACGTCGGCGCTACCACCGGCCTTGACGATGCTGAGCTATCCAAAGCCGCCCGCGGCCTGATCGGCTATTTCAATTCCGGCGACGAGCTCATCGACGTCACCGTCATCAAGGACGGTCAGTCTTTTACTCTTTTCAACGAGCGTGAGGTCATCCACCTATATGATGTGAAGGGGCTGATCCAGTTGGACTACGGGGTGCTGGCGGTGAGTTTCATCTACACGGCGCTGGTGGCGGGGATAACGCTCTATCGCCGGGAACCGAAACGCCTGGCGGCGCCGCTTTTCTGGGGCGGGGTGTTCACCCTGGCTCTCGTCATCGTCAGGGCGGCCATGGCCATCGCCGATTTCAACGCCTTTTTCACCCAGTTCCACCTCCTGAGCTTCGCCAACGACTTCTGGCTGCTGAACCCGCGCACGGATTACCTCATCATGATGTTCCCCGGCGGCTTCTGGCGGGACGCCATGATCTTCGTCGACGTCATAATCCTTAGTGTAACGATCACCCTCACCGTCATCGGCTGGCGTAACCTCACCATCGATCGAAAATCATCGTAG
- a CDS encoding DUF2007 domain-containing protein: MDTKWEPAATASNEFAATLWRDILVDSGIPAYIESAGTATFLQVASALMPMRVMVAPEHLAEAKAILADVEEVDKAPSDEPLDG; the protein is encoded by the coding sequence ATGGACACTAAATGGGAACCCGCCGCCACCGCATCCAACGAGTTCGCCGCCACGCTGTGGCGCGACATACTGGTTGACTCGGGTATACCGGCTTATATCGAATCGGCCGGCACCGCCACCTTCCTCCAGGTAGCCTCGGCCCTGATGCCCATGCGGGTGATGGTGGCCCCGGAACACCTGGCCGAGGCTAAAGCTATTCTGGCCGATGTGGAAGAGGTGGATAAGGCGCCGTCCGATGAACCGCTCGATGGGTAA
- a CDS encoding DNA polymerase III subunit alpha, which translates to MFTHLHVHTEFSLLDGMCRIPVLVARAKELGMTALAITDHGAMHGVLKFYRECNAQGIKPIIGCEVYVAPGDRTAKTAADKNHRHLVLLAKNLTGYRNLLQLVSQANIDGYYYKPRVDKEILEKYREGLVALSACPSGEVPRLILENRLDEARQAAIWYRDNFAGDFYFEIQRHPMPELDKINAGLIKLSRELGIPLVATGDIHYVSREDAPTHDLLLCIGTGTTLQDTNRLRMQADSFYLKSETEMAELYRDLPEALENSNKIADMCDLTLEFGRLHLPQIDRPDGMSSDEYVAKLCYDALPKYYPDASDAVRERLAYELDVIEQTQFADYFLVVWDIIRFVGERGIYFGVRGSAAASIVLRCLGITEVDPLEYSLVFERFLNIERKEMPDIDMDFQDDRRDEVIEYVSGKYGLDHVAQIITFGTLGARAAIRDVGRALGMNLPDVDKVARLVPFGPNMTLEKALDETAELREAVANDGTVQKLIDTARQVSGLSRHASTHAAGVVISKDPLALHAPLQRLNRESSTGGKADLVMTQFPMEDIGLIGLLKMDFLGLANLTILSRAQQIIGKRTGVPLDVHHIPLDDPKTFDLLAAGETMGVFQLESVGMRRYIKELQPTHFTDIAAMVALYRPGPMEQIPRFIRSKHGEEPITYPHPALEDILKETYGVIVYQEQVLFIARAFSGYSLGQADILRKAMGKKNAEVMKKQKQNFIAGALKNGYTEELAEEIFGLILPFAGYAFNKAHAVSYALIAYQTAYLKANYTVEYMTAFLATQRDVAEKVSAAAAECRRLGIELLRPDVNASEVNFTIEEGESGPAIRFGLAAVKNVGEQAVAPFVEERLRNGPYRGIKDFCRRADAAGMNRRVLESLIKAGAFDSLGDRATLLHNVGRVLDFADRERKIKESGQGTLFDLFGGVAEVATMPLELERSSVAESELLTWEKDLLGIYISAHPYSRFAAKVGNDTTALCGDVTEELEGQVVTLAGMVVSARTSQTRDGNTFATAELEDLNGRIEVVAWPRLYAQTKDHWQEGNVLLVEGKAVFRGDSGTIHVDAVRLYQPGAGEDIEAGQMVRVKPASGNGFNNRGGFPPRQFNGPPPAKKTTAAKPKTAPAAAGAVAAAAAVQTQTQPEKETPRAMSRRLSIILSQTENPDADLKLFNRVLDVLSIYPGPENIALQVACPGRVYHLKMPQVRVTCNDELLNELETLLGSAGSARYESNGH; encoded by the coding sequence TGTGAGGTTTATGTCGCCCCCGGCGACCGCACCGCCAAGACCGCGGCGGACAAGAACCATCGCCACCTGGTACTCCTGGCCAAAAATCTCACCGGCTACCGCAACCTCCTACAGCTCGTCTCCCAGGCCAATATCGACGGCTATTACTACAAGCCTCGCGTCGACAAGGAAATATTAGAAAAATACCGCGAGGGACTGGTCGCCCTGTCCGCCTGTCCCTCCGGCGAGGTGCCCCGCCTCATCCTGGAGAACCGCCTCGACGAGGCCCGGCAGGCCGCCATCTGGTACCGCGATAATTTTGCCGGCGATTTCTATTTCGAGATCCAGCGCCACCCGATGCCGGAACTGGACAAGATCAACGCCGGATTGATCAAACTTTCGCGGGAACTGGGCATCCCGCTGGTGGCCACCGGGGACATCCACTACGTCAGCCGCGAGGACGCCCCCACCCACGACCTCCTGCTGTGCATCGGCACCGGCACCACGCTCCAGGACACCAACCGCCTCCGGATGCAGGCGGACTCCTTCTACCTGAAGAGCGAGACCGAGATGGCCGAGCTTTACCGCGACCTGCCGGAAGCTCTGGAGAACTCCAATAAAATCGCCGATATGTGCGACCTGACACTGGAATTCGGCCGGCTGCACCTGCCGCAAATCGACCGCCCGGATGGCATGAGTTCGGACGAGTATGTCGCCAAACTGTGCTACGATGCTCTGCCGAAGTATTACCCCGATGCCTCCGATGCGGTCAGGGAGCGGCTGGCTTATGAACTGGACGTCATCGAACAGACCCAGTTCGCCGACTATTTCCTGGTTGTCTGGGACATCATCCGCTTCGTTGGCGAACGCGGCATCTACTTCGGCGTTCGCGGCTCGGCCGCCGCCTCCATCGTGCTGCGCTGCCTGGGCATCACCGAGGTCGATCCCCTGGAGTATTCCCTTGTATTCGAGCGCTTCCTGAACATCGAACGCAAGGAAATGCCGGATATCGACATGGATTTCCAGGACGACCGCCGCGACGAGGTCATCGAGTACGTCTCGGGCAAATACGGCCTGGACCATGTAGCCCAGATCATCACCTTCGGGACACTGGGCGCCCGCGCCGCCATCCGTGACGTCGGCCGTGCCCTCGGCATGAACCTGCCCGATGTCGATAAGGTCGCCCGGCTGGTGCCTTTCGGCCCCAACATGACACTGGAAAAGGCCCTCGATGAAACCGCCGAGCTGCGCGAGGCCGTGGCTAACGATGGCACGGTGCAGAAACTGATCGATACCGCCCGCCAAGTCTCGGGGCTGTCGCGCCACGCCAGCACCCACGCCGCCGGCGTGGTCATCTCCAAGGACCCGCTGGCGCTTCACGCGCCGCTTCAGCGCCTGAACCGGGAGTCCTCCACCGGCGGCAAGGCGGACCTGGTCATGACCCAGTTCCCCATGGAGGACATCGGCCTTATCGGCCTGCTCAAGATGGACTTCCTGGGCCTGGCCAACCTCACCATCCTGTCGCGGGCGCAGCAGATCATCGGCAAGCGCACTGGCGTACCGCTGGACGTCCACCATATACCCCTCGACGACCCCAAAACCTTCGATCTCCTGGCCGCCGGTGAGACCATGGGTGTCTTCCAGCTGGAAAGCGTCGGCATGAGGCGCTACATCAAGGAACTCCAACCGACCCATTTTACCGATATCGCCGCCATGGTGGCCTTGTATCGCCCCGGCCCCATGGAGCAGATCCCCCGCTTCATCCGCTCAAAGCACGGTGAGGAGCCCATCACCTACCCCCACCCCGCTCTGGAGGATATCCTCAAGGAGACCTACGGCGTCATCGTCTACCAGGAACAGGTGCTGTTCATCGCCCGGGCTTTCTCCGGCTATTCGCTCGGCCAGGCGGACATCCTCCGGAAGGCCATGGGCAAGAAGAACGCGGAGGTGATGAAGAAGCAGAAGCAGAACTTCATCGCCGGCGCGCTCAAGAACGGCTACACCGAGGAGCTGGCAGAGGAGATCTTCGGCCTCATCCTGCCTTTCGCCGGTTACGCTTTCAACAAGGCCCACGCCGTCAGCTACGCCCTGATCGCCTACCAGACGGCCTACCTCAAGGCCAATTACACCGTAGAATATATGACCGCCTTCCTGGCCACCCAGCGCGACGTGGCGGAGAAGGTCTCCGCCGCCGCCGCCGAATGCCGCCGCCTGGGTATCGAACTGCTGAGGCCGGACGTCAACGCCTCCGAAGTCAATTTCACCATCGAGGAAGGCGAGAGCGGTCCTGCCATCCGCTTCGGACTGGCCGCAGTCAAGAACGTCGGCGAGCAGGCAGTAGCCCCCTTTGTCGAGGAACGGCTCAGGAACGGCCCGTACCGCGGTATCAAAGATTTCTGCCGCCGCGCCGACGCCGCCGGCATGAACCGGCGCGTCCTGGAAAGCCTCATCAAGGCGGGCGCCTTCGATTCTTTGGGCGACCGCGCCACCCTGCTGCATAATGTAGGCCGGGTACTGGACTTCGCCGACCGAGAGCGCAAGATCAAAGAATCCGGCCAGGGCACCCTGTTCGACCTCTTCGGCGGTGTCGCCGAGGTCGCCACCATGCCGCTGGAACTGGAACGAAGCAGCGTGGCTGAAAGCGAGCTTTTAACATGGGAGAAGGACCTCCTGGGCATATATATCTCAGCCCACCCATACAGCCGTTTCGCCGCCAAGGTCGGCAACGACACCACGGCGCTTTGCGGCGACGTGACCGAGGAGCTGGAAGGCCAGGTGGTCACCCTGGCCGGCATGGTAGTATCGGCGCGCACCTCGCAAACTCGCGACGGCAACACCTTCGCCACCGCGGAACTGGAAGACCTCAACGGCCGGATCGAGGTCGTGGCCTGGCCCCGTCTCTACGCCCAGACCAAAGACCACTGGCAGGAAGGCAATGTGCTGCTCGTCGAGGGCAAGGCCGTCTTCCGCGGCGACAGCGGTACGATTCATGTCGATGCGGTACGCCTCTACCAGCCCGGCGCCGGCGAGGATATCGAGGCCGGCCAAATGGTAAGAGTCAAGCCCGCCAGCGGCAACGGCTTCAACAACCGCGGCGGTTTCCCACCCCGGCAGTTCAATGGCCCTCCCCCGGCCAAAAAGACCACCGCCGCCAAACCCAAAACCGCCCCGGCCGCGGCTGGTGCCGTAGCGGCGGCCGCGGCCGTTCAGACTCAAACTCAACCAGAGAAGGAAACACCGCGAGCTATGTCCCGCCGTTTGAGTATCATACTATCCCAGACTGAAAACCCGGACGCCGACCTGAAGTTGTTCAACCGTGTTTTAGATGTCCTGAGCATCTATCCCGGACCGGAAAACATCGCTTTGCAGGTGGCTTGCCCCGGCCGTGTGTACCATCTCAAAATGCCGCAGGTCCGGGTGACCTGCAACGATGAACTCCTGAACGAGCTGGAAACGCTCCTTGGGAGCGCCGGCAGTGCGAGGTATGAGAGCAATGGACACTAA